GCTGCCACGCGTCGCGCTCTTCTTCGCGCAGTGTGCGCGTGAGGTCCGAGAGCACGACCAGTTGATGCGGTCGACCTTCCCAGCGGTAGGCGCCGCGCCGCAGTTCCCAGCGCCCGCTGCGACCCGCGAGCGACCAGTCGGTGAGCCGAGGCGTCTCGCCCTCGAGAGCCTGAGCAAGGCCGAGGGACCCCGCGTCGGACCCGAGCGCTCGTTCGGCCGGTAGCGCGAGCAGCGCTTCACCGCCGGCATTGATGAGGCGCAGTCGCCGGTCGGGATCGAAGCCGAAGATCGCGACTTCGAGGTCTTCCATCACGTGGCGCAGCAGTGCGACGGCTTCGAGTGCATCGAGGCGCTGGCCGCGGAGCGAATCGGCGAGCGCGTTCACTTCGAAGAACGCGAGCCCCAGCGGTGAATCGGGCTCGGCGCCGCGCGCGCGAATCGAATAGTCGCCTTCGCGGAGCGCGGCCATGAGATTCGAAAGGGTCTGGAGCGGGCGCATCACGCGCGCACGCAACCACAGTGCTCCGCCGAGCCATCCAATCGCGCACAGCAGAGTGAGCGTGAACTTGGCGTGTCCGGTCAGGTGAGACGACCATGTGAACAGCATCGCCAGCAGCAGCGCGGGGGCGCCGGTCGCGAGCGACAGCCAGGCGATCTGGTTCTCGTGAGGCGGCCGGCGCGCCATCGGCGTCACAGCCCGTGACGTTCGAGACGCCGGTAGAGCGCGCTGCGCGAGAGTCCGAGCGCGCGCGCGGCTTCGCTGACGTTGCCGTCGCAGCGCTTGAGCGCGCGGCGGATCAATTCGCGCTCGACTTCGTCGAGCGTCAGCTGCTCGAGGGCCTGCGGCCCGCCGGCCGGCACCGGACCCAGGCCCAGCTCATCGACGCGCACCTCGTCGCCGCGGGCCAGCAGCACCGCGCGCTCGATCGAGTGATCGAGTTCGCGCACGTTGCCGGGCCACGGGTGCGCGAGCAGCGCGCGCACCGCTTCGGTTTCGAATCCCACCAGCTTCTTGCCGTAACGCTGCGCGTGGCGTTCCAGGAACGACGCGGCGAGCAGCGGAATGTCGTCGCGGCGATCGCGTAGCGGCGGCAGGTGGATTTCGACTGTGTTGATGCGAAACCGCAGGTCCTCGCGGAATCGCCCGGCTTCGACCTCGGTGCGAAGATCGGCATTGGTCGCGGACACCAGGCGCACCGACGTGCGACGCGTGCGCGAGGAGCCGACGCGCTCGAACTCACCGGTCTGCAGCACGCGCAGGAGCTTAGCCTGCTGCGTGAGCGGCACGTTCGCGATCTCGTCCAGGAACAGGGTGCCGCCGTCGGCCAGCTCGAAGCGCCCCACGCGCTCGGCACGCGCGCCGGTAAAGGCGCCGCGCTCGTGCCCGAACAGCTCGCTTTCGAATACGCCCTCCGAGAGCCCGCCCACGTTGATGGTCACCATCGCGCGCGCGGCGCGCGGCGAGGCGGTGTGCAGGATGCGCGCGACCAGCTCCTTGCCGGTGCCGTGTTCGCCGGTCACCAGCACGTTCGCGTCGCTCGGCCCGACGCGCGCG
This genomic interval from Candidatus Eisenbacteria bacterium contains the following:
- a CDS encoding PAS domain-containing sensor histidine kinase, which encodes MARRPPHENQIAWLSLATGAPALLLAMLFTWSSHLTGHAKFTLTLLCAIGWLGGALWLRARVMRPLQTLSNLMAALREGDYSIRARGAEPDSPLGLAFFEVNALADSLRGQRLDALEAVALLRHVMEDLEVAIFGFDPDRRLRLINAGGEALLALPAERALGSDAGSLGLAQALEGETPRLTDWSLAGRSGRWELRRGAYRWEGRPHQLVVLSDLTRTLREEERDAWQRLIRVLSHEINNSLAPIQSIAGSLGSRLARTDTSAADPAIVADFTEGLGVIEARAGALGRFIQAYATLARLPQPSPRRIDVPAWVRRVTAIETRVLVEVTGGPELTLSADPDQLDALLINLVRNAADAALETSGGVRVAWRASNGTFELTVEDDGPGLPNPSNLFVPFFTTKPEGSGIGLSLCRQIVEAHGGMIALANRPGARGAVATVRLPSGVLAE
- a CDS encoding sigma-54-dependent Fis family transcriptional regulator; this encodes MEPRWRPGTHAASLRAVTASEAKPARVLIADDDPDVLAALRLLLRGEGFEVFAVTSPAAVIEAVESADFDAALVDLNYARDTTSGREGIELVTRLRSHDPTLPVIVMTAWGSVEGAVAAVRGGARDYVQKPWDNGRLLATLRTQIELAQALRHGRRLEIENRLLRRDDAPPMIAESAAMQPVLDLIARVGPSDANVLVTGEHGTGKELVARILHTASPRAARAMVTINVGGLSEGVFESELFGHERGAFTGARAERVGRFELADGGTLFLDEIANVPLTQQAKLLRVLQTGEFERVGSSRTRRTSVRLVSATNADLRTEVEAGRFREDLRFRINTVEIHLPPLRDRRDDIPLLAASFLERHAQRYGKKLVGFETEAVRALLAHPWPGNVRELDHSIERAVLLARGDEVRVDELGLGPVPAGGPQALEQLTLDEVERELIRRALKRCDGNVSEAARALGLSRSALYRRLERHGL